One Cellulomonas sp. WB94 genomic window, GTGCTGACCGTCACGCGTCTGCTGCGGGGTCAGCGCTGTGACGCCCAGGAGCCCGAAGCCCACGACCCACGGCGTGAGGAACTGGATGAGACTCACGCCGAAGTTGCCGATGCCGGCCTGCAGCCCGAGCGCCGTCCCCGCGAGCCGTTTGGGGAAGAAGTAGCTCGTCGAGGGCATGAACCCGGCGAAGGCCCCTCCCCCGACGCCCGCGGCGATCGCGAGCAGGATGAGCACGGCGTAGGGCGTCGAGCTGTCCCGGACGGCGAACGTCCAGCCGAGCATGGGGATCAGCAGGAGAGTGGCGGAGCCGCCGACGAGCGTGCGCGTCCCGACGATCGGCGGCAGGAACATGTAGATCATCCGCATGAACCCGCCCGCGAGGCCGGGCACCGCGACGAGCCAGTAGAGCTCGGGCTTCGTCAGGTCGTAGCCGATGGTGTTCAGGCGGGGCGCGATGGCACTCACGAGGTACCACGCGCAGAACGCGAGCGTGAGGTTGTAGGTCGTGATCCACAGCGTCCGCCAGGCGAACCGGCTGTCCCAGGTGGCTTCGTTCTCGGGGTCCCACGTCGCGAGGTCCACGCGCGACGTTCCGGACGAGATCGCCATCGATTCCTCCACCGCTCGGGTCGGCCAGCTTCACTCGCCAGGATGGTGGCGACGACGACGACTTTGAAGTGGCAAACGCCGTGTCAAATCGCGACGTGTGTGACCTGCGCCACTCCGAGTCCCCGGCTTGACCCTAGCGTCAGGAACGGGTGAGGTGCAGCACGCAGTGCTGAGGTTCGACGAAGGGCTCGAGCCACTCGGCCGTGAGTGGCCCGCCCTCCTGCGCGAGCACGCCGCGGGCGAGCCCCAGATGGACGCTGCACACGATCTCGGGCCGCTCGTGGGCCAGGTCGAGGAACGGGCAACGACGCAGGTGCACCTCGAGCCGCTCCGCGTCGCCCTCCGGCTCGAAGCCCAGGTCGTCGAAGTGCGCCTCGAGCGCGGCCAGCTGCGCGATCCCGGCGACCAGGTCGAGGGGGGCGGGCATCGTGCAGGCCTCGTGGCTCGCGACCGGACCGTCCGGATCGGGGCAGACCGCGTCGGGGCACGGCGCATCCGGGTCCACGGCGGCGACAAGGGCGACCCGATGCCCCCGGCGCTCGGAGAGCTCCGGGCGGGTCGCGGTGAGGCTCCGGCCCCAGACCGAGCCGGCGTCCTGCGCGGCACCCGTCGCCGACGGCAGTCGACGTCCGTAGCCCGCGACCAGCACGCGCATGAGCTGGTCCCGCGCCCAGCCGTCCGTCGTCGCCGGCGCGATCCGCTCGACGGCGCTGTACAGGATCCGGGGACGCCCGCGCGTCGTGCGCAGCTCGGGCTCGCTCGCGACGAAGCCGGAGTCGATGAGTCGTTCGAGGTGCTCGCGGGCCGTGTTGACGTGCAGGCCCACCGCCGCGGCGAGCTCGTCGACCCCGAGGGGGACATCAGACCGCTGCAGAGCATGCAGCATGGACACGCGCTTGTCCGACGCAAGCGCACGATACGCACTGACACGACGGCTGACCATCAACCGATTATTCCCGGTGCCCGCCGAGAATCCGCAGGACCTTCGGGTCGCGGACGTGGCACGTTGGGGTGTGCGGTCGGGCCGTTCGTCCCTGTGTGGGCCCGCGGGCCGGGGCCAACCTGGAACCGGTTCCCAGCGACGGAGGTGGAGCGATGCGCGCAGTGGTGGTCGTCGAGTCGATGTTCGGCAACACCCGACAGGTCGCCGAGGCGATCGCGGACGGCCTGCGCCCCACGGTCGAGGCCGAGGTCGTCGACGTCGGAGTGGCCCCCGAGACGATCGACCCCGAGGTCGGGCTCCTCGTCGTGGGCGGTCCGACGCATGCGTTCGGGATGAGCCGACCTGCGAGCCGAACGCAGGCCCTGCAGGAGGCGGGCACGCCGGGCGGGTCGCCCGACGTCGGCATGCGCGAGTGGCTCGAGCACCTCGCGCCCTCGCGCCGGGCGTCGTGACCGCGACGTTCGACACCCGGATGAAGTCCCGCTGGGCGGGTTCCGCGGCCGCGAGCGCCAGCAAGCTGCTCCGCCGCCGCGGCGTCCAGACGAATCAGCCCGCCCACAGCTTCGTGGTGACGGACAAGCCCGGCCCCCTCGCGCCCGGCGAGCTCGACCGCGCCAGGGCGTGGGGCACCGAGCTCGCCAGACTCGCGGGCACCCCGGCAACCGGCGCCTGAGGGCCGCCGAGCAAGCGATCTCGCACGTCACAGCCAGGACAGGCCGGGACCGTGGCCCCTCGACAACACCCCTCACCTGTGGGCAAGGTGGACGGACCGGCACCTACCGGCACCGATCAGGAGGTGGGTTCTCATGCGCGCCGACGGCCCCGTGGTGATCGCCCTGGACGGCTCGCCGCACAGTGAGCACACGCTCGAGTGGGGGCTGCACGAGGCCTCGCTGCGCGGCGCCGACGTGGTGCTCGCGCGCGCATGGACCGACCCTCGCGACCTCGTCGAGTGGAGCTGGTACCCGATGGTCGACGCCGAGCTCGACGCCGAGACCACCACCTACCTGAGCGAGAAGCAGGCCGTCGCCCTCGACCGCTACCCCGAGCTGACCGTCACGACCCGCTCGGTGCGCGGCGGAGAGGTCCCCGTCCTGCGCGAGCTGAGCGCGGCCGCCCAGCTTCTCGTCGTCGGTGCGCGCGGGCGGGCTGGTCACCTGCGGATGGGCTCCATCGCCGCACATCTCGCGGCGCACTCGCGCTGCGACGTCGCCGTCGTGCGCGGCGGCGAGGAGTCGTGGCCGGTGCCCGGCGCGCCGGTCGTCACCGGGGTCGACGGCTCACGCGCGTCCCTCGCGGCTGCCGAGGCTGCCGCGCGCGAGGCGTCGATGCGCTCGGTGCCGCTCGTCGTCGTCCACGCGCGTCCGACCATCTCCGACCCGTACGGGCGCGGCATGCCCGCACTGTCTGCCCGGGCCGCCACCGACGTCGACGTGAACGACCCGACGCACCGCGCCGCGCAGGCCGTCGGCACCCGGCTCCGCACCCAGCATCCCGGCCTCGAGGTGCGTGTCGCGCTCCTGGACGACGACCCGGCCCACGCGCTCGTCGAAGCCTCCAAGGAGGCCGTCCTCGTCGTCGTCGGGTCGCGCGGGCTCGGCGCCTTCCGCGGGATGCTGCTCGGTTCGGTCAGCTCCGACGTCGTCCGCAACGCAGCCTCCACGGTGCTCGTGCTGCACGACGGGCTCCACGACGGGCCGCCCGACTGACCCAGCGCCAGTCACCGGGACCCTCAGCCCACAGACCCCCGGCCGACGTTCTGTACTGTCGGTGCATGCCTGCTTCCGCGCCGCCCGGACCGCGCGCGACAGTCGTCGTCGTGTCCGACCGCAGCGCGAGCGGTGAACGGGCCGACCGCTCCGGCCCGCGCGCCGTCGAGATCCTGCGCGCCGCCGGCCTCGAGGTCGGCGATCCGGTCGTCGTCCCCGACGGAGCCGAGTCGGTGGGCCGCGCCCTCGGCGCCGCGCTCGACGCCGGCGCCCGCGTCGTCGTGACGAGCGGCGGGACCGGCGTCGGCCCGCGCGACCTCACACCCGAGGGCACCCGCCCCCTGATCGACCGCGAGCTGCCCGGGCTCGCCGACGCGCTGCGCCGCAACGGTGAGGCCCACGTCGCGACCGCCGTCCTCTCGCGCGGGCTCGCCGGGGTCAGCGCGTCGGGTGCCGTGATCGTCAACCTGCCGGGGTCACCGGGCGGCGTCGAGCAAGGCCTCGACGTGCTGCTGCCGCTGCTCCCCCACCTGCTCGACCAGCTCGCCGGAGGAGACCACTGATGCTCGTCGACCGATTCGGCCGCGAGCACCGCGACCTGCGCATCTCGCTGACCGACCGCTGCTCGCTGCGCTGCACCTACTGCATGCCGGCCGAAGGCGTGCCGTGGCTGCGCGGCCCCGACCTCATGACGACCGCCGAGCTCGTGCGCATCGCGACGGTCGCGGTCGCGGAGGGCATCACCGAGGTCCGCCTCACGGGCGGTGAGCCGCTGCTGCGGCCCGACGTCGTCGAGATCGTGGCCGCCCTGACCGCGCTGAGCGGGCCCAGCGGCCCCCCCGAGGTGTCGCTCACGACGAACGCGCTGCGGCTCCCGGCCCTCGCCACGCCGTTGGCCGACGCCGGTCTCTCGCGCGTCAACGTCAGCCTCGACACGCTGCGACGCGACCGGTTCAAGGAGCTCACGCGGCGCGACCGCCTCACGGACACCCTCGCGGGGATCGCCGCAGCCGACGTGGCGGGCCTGCACCCGATCAAGCTCAACGCCGTCGTGATGCGTGGCGTCAACGACGACGAGGTCGTCGACCTCGTGCGGTACGCGGTCGACCACGGCTACGAGATGCGGTTCATCGAGCAGATGCCGCTCGACCCCGGCCACACGTGGCTGCGGGAGGCGATGGTGACCGGGACCGAGATCCTCGAGCGCCTGGCTGCCGCCTTCACGCTCACCGAGGTCACCGGCCGCGGCTCGGCGCCCGCCGAACGCTGGGCCATCGACGGCGGGCCGTCGACCGTCGGCGTGATCGCGTCGGTGTCCGCGCCCTTCTGCGGGGCGTGCGACCGCGTGCGGCTCACCGCCGACGGACAGCTGCGGTCCTGCCTGTTCGCGCGCACCGAGAGCAACCTGCTGGGCCTGCTGCGCGACGGCGCCGACGACGCGGCGCTCGCCGCAGCGCTCCACACCTGCCTCGCGGGGAAGCTGCCGGGCCACGGCATCGACGACCCGACGTTCCTGCAGCCCGACCGCCCCATGAGCGCGATCGGCGGCTAGCCGGTCGGTGACGGCTCAGCTGGTCGGGGACAACTCACCTGGTCGGTGACGGCACAGCCGGTCGGGACAGCTCAGCCGCCGGCGAACGGCGGCAGCACGTCCACGACGTCGCTCGGCGCGATGGCAGCGCTGTCGTCCGACCGCACCCCGTCCACGAGGATGGAGCACCGGGTGAGCACCTGCTCGAGCTCGCCACCGTGCGCGGCGATCATGAGGGTCCGGAGCTCGCCGACCGTGCGGGCCGCGAGCTGCTCGGCCTCGGTACCGGCGGCCTCGGCGGCTCCGGCGAAGTAGCGCACGAGCGACACGTCACACCCTCCCGTCGAGCCGAGCGAGACGGTCCTGCCACTGCTCAGCGAGCATCGTGGTGCGTTCCAGCGCGTCACGCAGCGCCGCCGGACGCCCCTCGGCGGGACCCTGAGCCGCGGCGTACCCGACGAGGAACGTCGTCAAGGACCCGGCGGGCCTGCCGACGCAGCCTGCCGCGGCGGCGGCCGCGTCGAGCACCGCCGAGACGTCCAGGACGTCCGGGCCGACCCCGAGCTCGACCGCGAGGTCCTGCAGCCAGGCGTCGAGGGCGGACGCGGGCGCGTCGGGGTGGAGCGGTCCGGGTTCGATGTCGAGCTGGTGGTCGGTCACGCTTCGCCTCCCGCGTCGGGCCGTGCCTCGGACATCAGACCGGGTCGTGCGTCGGCCTGTCCCGTCATCGTGCCACGCGTCGTGGTGCTCGCGGCAGGACCCTTGGCCTCGAGCGCCGCCACGTCGGCCCACGTGTCGACGTCCACGCCATGGTGCTCGACGTCGGCGACGCGGACGAGGTCGAGCGCATCGACGAGCGCCCGGACGGACGCCCCACGCACCCCGTCTCGTCCCGCGCCTGCGCCCCCACCCGCACCGAGCCGAGCCACGGCGGCGTCGAGAGCGACCCGCCGGTAGAGACCCACGAGCGGCTGGTCGCGCCCGTCGTCGTCGACGAGCACGACCCCGTCGCACGCCCGGGACGATGAACCGGTCCCGCCGGGGCCCGCAGCATCGACGACGGCGTCGACGGCGCCGACGAGCAGCGGCACCGCGCCGGCCACCCGCGGGACGTCGCACGCCAGCACGAGCACCCACTCCGGCTCGGCGCCGTCGCGGAGGATAGCGAGCCCCGCGGCGAGCCCCGCCACGGGGCCGCCGTCGGGAGGGTCCTCGAGGGTGCGCGTCACGCCGTCCGGCACAGCGAGCGTGTCGGGACCGACGACGACGACGCGCCGGACGTCGGGCCCATCGACCGCGCCCAGCACGTGCGCCAGCAACCGACGACCGCCAACCACCACGTCGGGCTTCGAGACGCCGCCGAGCCGTCGCGCGCGCCCCCCGGCGAGCACGAGGGCGTCGTACGACGGAGGTGTCACGCGATGATCCGGAAGGCGGTCACCATCTCGCCGGGGCGCACCTCGGTCACGTCGGCGGGCACGACCGCGATCCCGTCCGCCGCAGCCAGGCTGGCCACGAGGTGGGAGCCCGACCCGCGCGCGGCGGCCGGTCGCGCGACGACCGTCCCGTCGGGGTCGGTGACGAGGGTCACCGGCATGTGCTGCTCACGACCCGTGGGCGAGGACCAGCCGGCCCCGACGCGAGCGAGCAGGGTCGGTCGGAGCAGGTCCGTCCCGGTCAGCCCGCGCAGCGCGAGGATCGCCGGACGCACGAACGCCTCGAAGGACACGAACGCGCTGACCGGGTTGCCCGGGAGGGAGATCACGGGGGTGCCGTCAGCGAGGCGCCCGTAGCCCTGGGGCTTGCCGGGCTGCATCGCGACCGACACGAAGAACATGCCGTCCATCGGTGCGAGCACCTCCTTGACGACGTCGTACGCGCCGACGCTCACGCCACCTGACGTGACGATGAGGTCCACGGTCCCGGCGGACTCGAGCGCCTCCGCGAGCGCGTGCGCGTCGTCCGGCACGGCACCGAGGCGGTGCACCTGGGCACCCGCGGCGCGGGCCGCAGCAGCGAGGAGGTAGGAGTTCGAGTCGGGGATCTGCCCGCGCCGCGTCGCGACACCAGGCGTGACGAGCTCCGAGCCCGTCGAGATGACGACGACGACCGGCCGGCGGTGGACGAGGACCTCGGGGCGCCCGACCGCGGCGACGGCCGCGATCCGGTACGGGGTGAGCTCCTGGCCCGCACGGAGCACGACGTCGCCTGCCGCGACGTCCTCCGCGACTCGCCGCACGTGGCGACCGACCGACGCGGGCGCGCGCACCTCGACCTGCTCGGTACCGCCGTCCGTGTCCTCGACGGGCACGACGGCGTCCGCACCCGGCGGCACGGGAGCGCCCGTCATGATCCGGGCAGCGGTCCCCGCACCGATGACGGGCGCCGCGTCGGTCCCCGCGGCGAGGTCGGCGACGACGCGCAGTCGCACCGGGGCGGCCGCCGACGCCCCCGCGACGTCCGCGGACTGCACGGCGTACCCGTCCATCGCCGAGCCGTCGAAGCGCGGCAACGCCTCGTGCGCGGTGACGTCACCTGCGAGGACCAGCCCGGCGGCGTCCTCCAGCGCGAACGTGACAGCAGGTGTCGGCGTGATCTGGTCGAGCACAGCCTCGCGGTGCTCCGTGACCGTGCGACTCATCGAACCTCCCCGGTGCGGTAGCCACCCACGCTAACGGCCCGGGACCGGCTCCGGGGGTAACCGGTTCCACGTGGCGGGCGCGCTCACCGCGCTGCCCGTCCCCCGCTCAGTCCGCCGCTGACCCGGGACGACCGCTCCGGGTCCGTCGTCGCGAGCCAGTCGAGCAGGCCGCACACCATGTCCGTGCAGCCGCCGCAGCCGGTCGTGGCCCGGGTCGCACGGGCGACCTCCTCGACCGTGTCGTGGCCCTCCCGCCAGCACGCCACGACCTCGCCCTTCGTCACCCCGTTGCAGCGGCACACCGTCGTCCGGTCAGGCATCAGGGTCGGCGAGGCGGCCGGCACGGGGGCGCCCGCGACCGGGCGCACGAGGAGCTGAGCGGGGTCCGACGGGGCCGGCGTCCCGTGCGTGTACGCCGCGGTGAGGTCCGCGGCGACCGGGCCGGCGCCGACGCAGGTCGCACCGACGACCCGCCCGTCGGCCACGACGACCTCGACGTGCCGCCCCGCGACAGGGTCGGACAGCAGCACCGAGCGCGAGCCGGAGATCTCGGCCCGACGAGACCCGCTGACCCCCATCGACACGACGTCGAGGCCCGCCGCCTTGAGCCGCACGACGTCGGTGCCGCCAGCGCGGAGGGGTACGGGGTCCGGCGCGCCCGCGTCGACGGCTCCACCGGGTTCGTCGGGTCCGACGGGTCCGACGGTCAGGGAGATCGCGAGCCGACGCGCCTGGTCCCAGCCCTGCGCGATGAGCCCGGTGCCGCCCTCGGGGGGCTGCGCGCAGTCGCCGATCGCGAACACGCGCGGGTCGGCGGGTGTCGCGAGACCGGGCCCGACGACGATGCCGCGGCCCACGTCCAGACCGGCGAGCTGGGCGATCCGCGTCTCGGCGACCGTCCCCGCGGCCAGCACGAGCAGCTCGCACGCGATCACCTCGCCACCCTCGAGCCGGATGCCCGCGACCCGCGCGTCGTGCACGAGCGCCTCCTGCGTCCGGGCGGCAACCCGGAGCCCGATGCCGAGCGTCGCGAGCCCGCTCGCGACGGTCGCCGCGGCCCCGGCATCGAGCTGGCGGTCCATCAGGTGCGGGCCACCGTGCACGACCGTCACCGCGAGCCCTCGGCGCGCGAGCCCGCATGCGACCTCCAGCCCGAGGACGCCCGCGCCGACGACGACGGCCACCCGCGCGTTGACGGTCGCCGCGACGATCTCGCGGGCGTCGTCGAGCGTGCGCAGCGCGTGCACCCCGGCCGGCAGCTCGCCGTCGGGGCCGAAGCCGTGCAGGTCAGGGATCCGTGCCCGTGCGCCGGTCGCGAGGACGGCCACGTCGTACGGGTGCAGCCCGCCGTCGGAGTCGACGGCGACGCGTCCGGACCGGTCGAGCGCCACGCAGGCCCGACCGGGAAGCACGCGGGTGCGCGCACGGACCGTCCGCGGCAGGGACAACGACGCGACGTCGATCTTCCCGGCGACGACCTCCGAGAGCAGCACCCGGTTGTACGGCTCGTACTCCTCGGCGCCCAGCACGGTCACGTCGAACCGGCCGTCGCGGTCGCGCGCATGCAGGTCGTCGGCGAACCGGGCACCGACCATGCCGTGCCCGATCACGACGACCCGCGTCGCGCCGGTCATGCCGCCGCCCCCGCACCGGTGGGGAGCGCACGCTCCTGCGGACCGTCGTCGGACACGTCGTCGTACGGGTTGTCGCACGCCTCGATCGAGACCGCGCACACCTTGAGGCCGGGCATCCCCGACACCGGGTCGGTCGCATCCGACGTCAGGTGGTTCACGCTGCCCTCGCCCGCCCAGTGGAACGCCATGAAGACCGTGTCGATGCGCACGGCGTCGGTCACCCGCGCACGAGCCACCGCGCGCCCGCGTGCCGAGTCGAGGCGGACCCACGCACCGTCCTCGATGCCGTACCGCTCGGCGAGCAGCGGGTGGATCTCCACGAGGGGCTCCGGGGCCGCGCGCACGAGCTCGGGGACGCGCCGAGTCTGCGCCCCCGACTGGTACTGCGCGAGCACCCGCCCGGTCACCAGGTAGACGGGCGCGCCGGGGTGGACGTCGTCGACGGTGCCGGTGTGGTCGACCGCCACGAGGCGCGCGCGGCCGTCGGCGGTCGGGAAGTCACGCGTGAACAGCCGCGGCGTGCCGGGGTGCGGGGGCTCACCCTCGGGGGTCGCGGGGCACGGCCAGAACAGGTCCGGCTCCGCGTCGAGGCGCGCGTGGCTGAGGCCGGAGTAGTCGGCACGACCGCCCGCGCTGGCCCGGGCGAGCTCGTCGAACACCTCGGCGGGGTCCGTCGGGAAGCGCACCGGTGAGCCGAGGCGGCGGGCCAGGTCGGCGAGGATGTCGAGCTCGCTGCGGACGCCTGCCGGGGCGTGGAGCGCGCGTCGGCGGCGCAGGACGCGGCCCTCGAGCGAGGTCATCGTGCCCTCCTCCTCGGCCCACTGGGTCACCGGGAGGACCACGTCGGCGAGCAGCGCGGTCTCGGACGGCACGAGGTCGCACACGACGAGGAGGTCGAGCGCCGCGATCCGCTCGCGCACCCGGTCGGCGTCGGGCGCGCTGACAACGATGTTCGAGCCGTGCACGAGCAGGGCGCGCGGACCGGCGGGGGTGCCGAGCCGGGCCAGCAGCTCGACGGCCGGCAGGCCGGAGCGTGGCAGGTCCGCGGGGTCGACGCCCCACACGCCGGCGACGTGCGCCCGCGCGACGTCGTCCTCGATCGAACGGTACCCAGGCAGCTGGTCAGCCTTCTGGCCGTGCTCGCGACCGCCCTGGCCGTTGCCCTGACCGGTGATCGCGCCGTACCCGCTGCCCGTGCGCCCGGGCAGGCCGAGCAGCAGGGCGAGGTCGATCGCCGCGGTCACGGTCGCTGTGCCCTGCGTGCTCTGCTCGACGCCCCGGCCGGTCAGGACGTAGGCGCCCGCTCCGCCGCTCGACGGCGACGCGGCCGCGAGCAGCCGGGCGACCGCACGCAGCGTCTCGGCGGGGACGCCGCTGACCTGCTCGGCGCGCTCGGGCCACCACGACGCGACGGAGCGACGCAGGTCGTCCAGCCCCGTGGTGCGGCGCTCGACGTACGCCGCGTCCTCCAGCCCTTCCGCGAGCACGACGTGCATGAGCGCGAGCAGGACGACAAGGTCCGTCCCCGGCACCGGCTGCACGTGGGTCCCCCGGCCGTCCGACGTGAGGTCGGCCGTCGCGGACCGCCGCGGGTCGACGACGACGAGCCCGCCCGCGGCCCGGACGCCCGCCAGGTGCTGCACCGACGGTGGCATCGTCTCGGCGACGTTCGAGCCCAGCAGCAGCACGGCCTGCGCTCCACCGAGGTCCTCGAGCGGGAACGGCAGCCCGCGGTCGATGCCGAGCGTCCGGTTCGCGCCGGCCGCCGCGCTCGCCATGCAGAACCGACCGTTGTAGTCGATGTTCGGCGTGGCGAGCACGGCACGGGCGAACTTGCCGAGCGTGTAGGCCTTCTCGTTCGTCAGGGCGCCGCCGCCGAACACCGCCACGGTCTCCGGGCCGCTCTCGGCCCGCAGCTCACGCAGCCTGCGAGCCACGAACCCGAGGGCCTCGTCCCAGGTCGCGAGACGCAGCCGGCCGTCGGTCCGCAGCAGCGGCGTCGTCAGCCGGTCCGGGGTGCGCAGGAGGCTCGCGCTCGTCCAGCCCTTCTGGCACAGGCCGCCCCGGTTCGTCGGGAAGTCGCGTCCTGACACCGTGACCGGGCTCCCGCCGGCCGCCGCGACGGAGGCGTCCGTCGAGACGGCCGGCGTGAGCTGCATCGCGCACTGCAGCGCGCAGTACGGGCAGTGCGTGTCGGCGGCGCCCGTCATCAGACCGCCGCCGCCGCCATCGCCGCGCCACGCCGGTGGTAGACGGCCCACGCGACGACCGACATGACGACATAGAGGCCGATGAACACCCAGAGCGCCGCCTCGAGGCCGCCCGTGCGCGACGTCGACATCGCGAAGCCGCGCGGGATGAGGAAGCCGCCCAGCGCGCCGATCGCCCCCGCGATGCCGATGCACCCGGCGGCCGCCTTGGCAGCCCGGTCGAGCGCCGCCGCGCCGACGACCCCGGCCCGGAAGACCGCCGGGATCATGCGGTACGTCGACCCGTTGCCGACTCCCGTCGCGACGAACAGGACGAGGAACGACGTGAGGAAGAGCCCGAACGAGTGCGACCGCAGCGCGGCGATCGCCCCGAGCGCCCCGAGCGCCATCGCGACGAACGAGGCGATCGTCACGCGCGTGCCGCCGAGCCGGTCGGCCAGCTTGCCACCGAGGGGCCGTGCGAGCGAGCCGACGAGCGCGCCCAGGAACGCGATCGACGCGGTGACCTCGGGGAACTGGCCCTTGAGAAGCGTCGGGAAGGCACCCGAGTAGCCGATGAACGAGCCGAACGTGCCGATGTACAGGAACGAGATGA contains:
- a CDS encoding helix-turn-helix domain-containing protein, translating into MVSRRVSAYRALASDKRVSMLHALQRSDVPLGVDELAAAVGLHVNTAREHLERLIDSGFVASEPELRTTRGRPRILYSAVERIAPATTDGWARDQLMRVLVAGYGRRLPSATGAAQDAGSVWGRSLTATRPELSERRGHRVALVAAVDPDAPCPDAVCPDPDGPVASHEACTMPAPLDLVAGIAQLAALEAHFDDLGFEPEGDAERLEVHLRRCPFLDLAHERPEIVCSVHLGLARGVLAQEGGPLTAEWLEPFVEPQHCVLHLTRS
- a CDS encoding flavodoxin domain-containing protein, giving the protein MRAVVVVESMFGNTRQVAEAIADGLRPTVEAEVVDVGVAPETIDPEVGLLVVGGPTHAFGMSRPASRTQALQEAGTPGGSPDVGMREWLEHLAPSRRAS
- a CDS encoding universal stress protein — its product is MRADGPVVIALDGSPHSEHTLEWGLHEASLRGADVVLARAWTDPRDLVEWSWYPMVDAELDAETTTYLSEKQAVALDRYPELTVTTRSVRGGEVPVLRELSAAAQLLVVGARGRAGHLRMGSIAAHLAAHSRCDVAVVRGGEESWPVPGAPVVTGVDGSRASLAAAEAAAREASMRSVPLVVVHARPTISDPYGRGMPALSARAATDVDVNDPTHRAAQAVGTRLRTQHPGLEVRVALLDDDPAHALVEASKEAVLVVVGSRGLGAFRGMLLGSVSSDVVRNAASTVLVLHDGLHDGPPD
- a CDS encoding MogA/MoaB family molybdenum cofactor biosynthesis protein; protein product: MPASAPPGPRATVVVVSDRSASGERADRSGPRAVEILRAAGLEVGDPVVVPDGAESVGRALGAALDAGARVVVTSGGTGVGPRDLTPEGTRPLIDRELPGLADALRRNGEAHVATAVLSRGLAGVSASGAVIVNLPGSPGGVEQGLDVLLPLLPHLLDQLAGGDH
- the moaA gene encoding GTP 3',8-cyclase MoaA: MLVDRFGREHRDLRISLTDRCSLRCTYCMPAEGVPWLRGPDLMTTAELVRIATVAVAEGITEVRLTGGEPLLRPDVVEIVAALTALSGPSGPPEVSLTTNALRLPALATPLADAGLSRVNVSLDTLRRDRFKELTRRDRLTDTLAGIAAADVAGLHPIKLNAVVMRGVNDDEVVDLVRYAVDHGYEMRFIEQMPLDPGHTWLREAMVTGTEILERLAAAFTLTEVTGRGSAPAERWAIDGGPSTVGVIASVSAPFCGACDRVRLTADGQLRSCLFARTESNLLGLLRDGADDAALAAALHTCLAGKLPGHGIDDPTFLQPDRPMSAIGG
- a CDS encoding MoaD/ThiS family protein, which produces MSLVRYFAGAAEAAGTEAEQLAARTVGELRTLMIAAHGGELEQVLTRCSILVDGVRSDDSAAIAPSDVVDVLPPFAGG
- a CDS encoding DUF6457 domain-containing protein, which encodes MTDHQLDIEPGPLHPDAPASALDAWLQDLAVELGVGPDVLDVSAVLDAAAAAAGCVGRPAGSLTTFLVGYAAAQGPAEGRPAALRDALERTTMLAEQWQDRLARLDGRV
- a CDS encoding NTP transferase domain-containing protein; this translates as MTPPSYDALVLAGGRARRLGGVSKPDVVVGGRRLLAHVLGAVDGPDVRRVVVVGPDTLAVPDGVTRTLEDPPDGGPVAGLAAGLAILRDGAEPEWVLVLACDVPRVAGAVPLLVGAVDAVVDAAGPGGTGSSSRACDGVVLVDDDGRDQPLVGLYRRVALDAAVARLGAGGGAGAGRDGVRGASVRALVDALDLVRVADVEHHGVDVDTWADVAALEAKGPAASTTTRGTMTGQADARPGLMSEARPDAGGEA
- the glp gene encoding gephyrin-like molybdotransferase Glp; the protein is MSRTVTEHREAVLDQITPTPAVTFALEDAAGLVLAGDVTAHEALPRFDGSAMDGYAVQSADVAGASAAAPVRLRVVADLAAGTDAAPVIGAGTAARIMTGAPVPPGADAVVPVEDTDGGTEQVEVRAPASVGRHVRRVAEDVAAGDVVLRAGQELTPYRIAAVAAVGRPEVLVHRRPVVVVISTGSELVTPGVATRRGQIPDSNSYLLAAAARAAGAQVHRLGAVPDDAHALAEALESAGTVDLIVTSGGVSVGAYDVVKEVLAPMDGMFFVSVAMQPGKPQGYGRLADGTPVISLPGNPVSAFVSFEAFVRPAILALRGLTGTDLLRPTLLARVGAGWSSPTGREQHMPVTLVTDPDGTVVARPAAARGSGSHLVASLAAADGIAVVPADVTEVRPGEMVTAFRIIA
- a CDS encoding FAD-dependent oxidoreductase, with the translated sequence MTGATRVVVIGHGMVGARFADDLHARDRDGRFDVTVLGAEEYEPYNRVLLSEVVAGKIDVASLSLPRTVRARTRVLPGRACVALDRSGRVAVDSDGGLHPYDVAVLATGARARIPDLHGFGPDGELPAGVHALRTLDDAREIVAATVNARVAVVVGAGVLGLEVACGLARRGLAVTVVHGGPHLMDRQLDAGAAATVASGLATLGIGLRVAARTQEALVHDARVAGIRLEGGEVIACELLVLAAGTVAETRIAQLAGLDVGRGIVVGPGLATPADPRVFAIGDCAQPPEGGTGLIAQGWDQARRLAISLTVGPVGPDEPGGAVDAGAPDPVPLRAGGTDVVRLKAAGLDVVSMGVSGSRRAEISGSRSVLLSDPVAGRHVEVVVADGRVVGATCVGAGPVAADLTAAYTHGTPAPSDPAQLLVRPVAGAPVPAASPTLMPDRTTVCRCNGVTKGEVVACWREGHDTVEEVARATRATTGCGGCTDMVCGLLDWLATTDPERSSRVSGGLSGGRAAR
- a CDS encoding molybdopterin oxidoreductase family protein, with the protein product MTGAADTHCPYCALQCAMQLTPAVSTDASVAAAGGSPVTVSGRDFPTNRGGLCQKGWTSASLLRTPDRLTTPLLRTDGRLRLATWDEALGFVARRLRELRAESGPETVAVFGGGALTNEKAYTLGKFARAVLATPNIDYNGRFCMASAAAGANRTLGIDRGLPFPLEDLGGAQAVLLLGSNVAETMPPSVQHLAGVRAAGGLVVVDPRRSATADLTSDGRGTHVQPVPGTDLVVLLALMHVVLAEGLEDAAYVERRTTGLDDLRRSVASWWPERAEQVSGVPAETLRAVARLLAAASPSSGGAGAYVLTGRGVEQSTQGTATVTAAIDLALLLGLPGRTGSGYGAITGQGNGQGGREHGQKADQLPGYRSIEDDVARAHVAGVWGVDPADLPRSGLPAVELLARLGTPAGPRALLVHGSNIVVSAPDADRVRERIAALDLLVVCDLVPSETALLADVVLPVTQWAEEEGTMTSLEGRVLRRRRALHAPAGVRSELDILADLARRLGSPVRFPTDPAEVFDELARASAGGRADYSGLSHARLDAEPDLFWPCPATPEGEPPHPGTPRLFTRDFPTADGRARLVAVDHTGTVDDVHPGAPVYLVTGRVLAQYQSGAQTRRVPELVRAAPEPLVEIHPLLAERYGIEDGAWVRLDSARGRAVARARVTDAVRIDTVFMAFHWAGEGSVNHLTSDATDPVSGMPGLKVCAVSIEACDNPYDDVSDDGPQERALPTGAGAAA